GCATCGCGCGTAAGCGCCTTGCCGTACCAGCTTATCCGATCGCCATAGAGCGCCTCGCCGGCCTGGGCCGTGGGGTGATTTTTAAAGTCGTTCCAGCGTGCGACCAGCGCGTTCGCGTCGCGTTCGTCCTGCGGCGTCATCGCGGCGCTGGCGCTAAGCGTCAGTCCTGCCAGCGCCAGCCCGAAAACCGCGCGCAGCCCCTGTGTGAAAGCCATACATTCCCTGCCATTGTTATTGGTTATGTTAAGCCACAGGAATATACGCAAAAACACGCGCCGCCAGAAGCGGGATTATTTGGTCACCCAGAGCGTCGGCCAGGCGTCGGGGCCATGCCAGCCGTCGCAGCTCGGCTCTTCGGCGTAGCGCACCAGACGAAACCGCTGGCCGTCGAAGCGCCAGCGCGTCGCGACGCCGCAGTCGCCAAGGCCGCGGCCTTTGGAGAGCGTGGTCAGCTCTTTGGTTTTTTCATCGAAGCTCGCGTTCATCAGCTCAAGCTCCTGCTCTTTATCAGCAGGCACAAAAGGCAGGCGCAGGCGCACCATCCGCGAGGCAAACGGCTTCTGCCGCGACACCAGCCAGGCGAGATCCACCGTATTGTAGGCGCCCGCTTCGCAGCTGATTATCATCAGCGCCGTGTCGTCGGTGAGCGCGGAAATACGTACTTCACGGCGCATCGGATCGAGCGAGCACTGGCTGTTAGTCATCCGCCAGGTGCCGTAATCGAGCAGTTCGTTGAGTTCGTCGTGAGAGAGCGGCGTCGGCGTCGGGTTGGAGATTTTCACGCCTTTCAACGCGGGCGCAGGCGGCACGCTGAGCGGCGGGTTGTCGCCCTTTTTAATCCAGGCGGTTTCGCTGCCGACGCGCTTTTGCTGGGCGTCGATAAACAGCAGCGCGGCCTTCAGCCCGTCGAGCGACAAACGCCCCGGCCCGTCTTTGAGCGTAATGACCGACGACTCTTTAATTTGATCGAGAAAATCGATAATGGTGGCGGGATCGTCCGTCAGCAGACGGCGCGGCGCGTCGCGCCATTTGCTGCCCGCCGGCACCAGCGTTTTGCCATCCAGCAGCAGGCGCGGCGCGAGCGGCGGCGCTTTGCTGACGGCGGCCTCCGGCTTGCCCGTCTCGATGCGCAGCGACGCGTCGGTTTTCGCCCCGGCG
This DNA window, taken from Cronobacter universalis NCTC 9529, encodes the following:
- a CDS encoding DUF1176 domain-containing protein — encoded protein: MLFRLLSLLSCSLLLASPLYAAPAQKIFSDWQVTCNNQNFCTARNVGGHQDLVITLSRSAGAKTDASLRIETGKPEAAVSKAPPLAPRLLLDGKTLVPAGSKWRDAPRRLLTDDPATIIDFLDQIKESSVITLKDGPGRLSLDGLKAALLFIDAQQKRVGSETAWIKKGDNPPLSVPPAPALKGVKISNPTPTPLSHDELNELLDYGTWRMTNSQCSLDPMRREVRISALTDDTALMIISCEAGAYNTVDLAWLVSRQKPFASRMVRLRLPFVPADKEQELELMNASFDEKTKELTTLSKGRGLGDCGVATRWRFDGQRFRLVRYAEEPSCDGWHGPDAWPTLWVTK